Below is a genomic region from Culicoides brevitarsis isolate CSIRO-B50_1 chromosome 2, AGI_CSIRO_Cbre_v1, whole genome shotgun sequence.
cattaaaaattgaataattttttttaatttaattttttttttaataaaaatatgtccaaaataaaaaattaaatttagttaaaattaaaaaaaataaatttaatttaattaaaaaataatttaaatttaaataaaaatttaattcaattaaaatataaaaaaataatttaatttaattttttttaattaatttaatatttttattattttttttcagaaaattcatcgaaaacCTCATCGCCGTCGACAAAGGCATCCAACAAATCTACGAATTGgtagaaaaaattaccaaCGATCAAAAAACCTCCTACCTTTTCACTTCAGATCACGGAATGACAGATCGCGGCTCTCACGGCGACGGAACTCACTTTGAAACTGAAACTCCGATCATCGCATGGGGCGCCGGCGtcaaaaattggaataaaattgaaaatttcgtaCATAACCAACTTCACTATCACATGTTGAACAAACTTGTGCCTCGCTTTGACATCGAACAAGCTGATGTGACACCGCTTTTGGCTTCTCTGATTGGAGTTCCTGTACCTGTGAACAATATCGGCAAATTACCGCATCAGTATTTGAATGCAACAACAGAATTCGTCGCAAATGCTTTGAAAAATAACGCTTTGCAACTGCTAAAACAGTACAAAAAGCTCTATATGAGGACCCGACAGAAGAAATTCATGTATTTCATCAACGACGAAGAATATCGAATCGAAAATCGTGTCGGAAAAATGGAATATTTGCTCATGCAGGCGATAAAAGCGAAGAAATATGATGaaattgtaagtttttcttctttaaaaaataatttttcaaagaaaatttcattaaaacttaaaattttcgaattttagcCCGATATCGCAGAGACTTTAATGCACGTCGCCATTGAATCTATCGAATTTTATCAACAGTATTACAAGTACGAGCTCTTGGTATGTCTCGCCATTACCATGACCGGATGGATTTACATCCTTGTGCAACAATTGTACGTTCGCGATCATCACACAAGCCATTCTCGAGGTTCAAAGTCACAACAATTGGCTGTTCTGATCGTTATTTGCCTCGTTTTTGCTCTCATCTTCTTCAATTACATCCAAAACACGCCATCGATGGTCACTTTGTACTTTATTCTTCCCGTCATCACGTGGTATTTCgtatatttacgaaaaaattacgCAAAATTCCCGAGTTCGagcaaaattaaagttttcatcGGGATTTTCATCTTGTTGGTGACAACTGAACTCatgattttgtcatttttccatCGAAATTACTTGAGTGTCGTGCTAATTGGACATTGTTTGTACGAAATGAGCATCTCAAACAGTAGTCGAcgcatgaatttaaaattattggcaTCGACTTTGGCTTTGGCGGTGTTTCCTGCGTTGCCGAGTGTTGAAAAAGActccaaagaaaattatttgttgtaagatttttttaattttttaaatttttgtcatctgaatttaaatttttttcagatatctTGGAATTTTGATCTGGATTGTGAAAGTTTTCAACGAAACCCGATCCCATAAATTCAGTAAAGCGCTAATTTTGCAACTTTCGATCGTTTCAGTGACGAGTCTGAATctaatttatatcattttctGTTTGGACAACAGTTTAGGCGTTCCTAAAGTCAGTCAAAGCCTTTGTTGGATACTCGCTGGAGTGTCGCTCGTTACTCCAATTGTCAGTCCTCTCAATATAAAGCAACGAATAAGCGCCATTGAGAACggattgataattattttcatgtcGATGTCACTTTCGTACGAGCCGCTCTTCTTCATGGCATTTGTTACGAACCTAAAATATTGGATCGAGTACGAATTTAACTTGCATCAAGAGAATGTCGAACGACTTGATGACTTAACCTTCGATTTGGAAGGATCTCCATTCCAGTTGCGCTTCGTTAATCTCGGAGATGTGCGAAGAGTGACcaaatttgtaagtttttccttgatttttatgaaaattttacctaaaataatttttttcaacagttgTTGTATCTATTAATTGCGTTATTCGGTACTGGCAATATCGCTTCGATCAGTTCCTTTGACCCGAATTGGGTGAGATGCTATATTTCGACGTTCTCACCATTTTTGATGACGATTTTGATCATCTTGAAGCTCGTTATGCCAATTTTGTACTTAACTTGTTGCCTGAAAGCACTGAATGTCATcacaaaggtaatttttttgaattttttaaaatatttttcttatttttttttttaatttttagataaaagtaCAGAAACTTTTCATCATGATACTGATAATTTGTGACGTAATGTGCTTAAACTTcctatttttggtcaaaaatcgCGGATCATGGTTGGATATCGGAACGTCAATTTCACATTTTGTGATTATGGAAGCGACGGTTCTTGTACTCAGCTTACTTTATGTCGTTGCGACAGTTTTAACGACATTCAGTCTTCACAACGCAAAAAACATTCGCTCCATTAATAACTTGCCTTTGCTCAGCAAAAGTAGtctagattaatttttatggaaattttaaataaaaaaaagaggcaCAAAAGCTAAATTATTAATGACGAAAAATTACGCATTTCGCCATAAATGGAAATGAAAAgggcttcaaaaaaaattgaattccgaGCAAAAAGCTGTGTGTGGCTCGTTACGAAGCAAAAAACCATATGACGGTggtctttcattaaaaacagtttttctcttctttttttaaaataaatgtgaaaatacTCGCATGCAACGGATCTCTCTTTATCTGCAACTGCAATTGCACAAGTCACAGtcgtttcaattaaattacattattgtacatttaatttaattattgcgTGTTCTTTGCAATATTCTctcgatattttatttaaatgtcccGACAACGTACATGTGTGGCAAAAAAAGGGATTATTGATCAAGAATACAAAGAAAGTTACAAGAGACAAGTTCATAATTGAATTCTCGCCTCTTAATTAATGCACTTTACAATAGAGTAGAGAGAAGATaggaaaaagtgtgaaaaagtCATTAACACATTTTCACTTCATCTAAAATCTTCTAATTTTAATGGCTTAATTACCACATGGGGACTACCGCACTTTGTTTCGGTTtagatcaatttatttatacagacaagaaggaaataaaaaatcattaattttcgatATATTCTTTCGAATAGTCGTGCTTCGTGGATCGCTTTAAGAAATGCATGAACAAAAAGTTTACAGacttaataatgaaaataatatgtGTGTGGAAGAAATAATAAACACTGGTTGCTCATGGTAAGACAGTAATTCTGTGTATCGATGCAAAGTATAGGATGAAcatgaaatttatgataaaatattgggATATGATATGATATTATAAAATGtaagagaaaataattttaagagttttactcttttcattttttttatctacggaatgctttaattattttttgcttaaaaaaatctttgttgaGTAAGTTGTTGTGTTTTTAGATCGACATatttgtcaattaatttttgtgatactccattttagaaaaattttaaaatttttgaataaaattaaaaaaaataaattaatataaattcatcaaaatattttaataagtagttcgtacttttttataaaagttcataacttaaatatttgtcctttgaaattgttataattttaagcTAGCAAATTTCGGACTAACTGGCTTCATTTCATTTATCTAAGATAATGGTTGAGACAAACGATTTTTATTGATGTTGCTCCTTAAGCttcctttaaataaattttcctttaacaaTATTCTGTTCGATATGGTTCGATGATATCAGTTTCCATCAtatcttttaatttgtaaatccattgacatcaaaattttatgagtatTCCTTTGTtagtgttaaaatatttagagcaGAGAAATGAATTGCAAATCCATTgaaaatgttatattttttgcatgattgAAACATTTTGTAAGAGAATTATTATTCTGGTTCAGAAATGATTCAGTATTTTTGGCATCAGAATTATTTTGTTCATACAATTGGGATGAGCTGCTATAATGTAGTTGAACTTTCCAAAACAAATCCTTTTCAATACACACGTTGGATGATGATGACAGAATGCTTTATTgagatttcaatatttaaaaattttatttttatgaggtTGATATTGATGAAATGcattaattttgttacaaGTCTTTTCCTATGTTTTTTAGAActtagtttataatttttttcttcctgaaaattaattttataattataattttttttcttgatttttttttaatttcttacctttgtgtatttttttttagttttaagaaaacttaccaaaattgATTAAAGTTGATCCAAANNNNNNNNNNNNNNNNNNNNNNNNNNNNNNNNNNNNNNNNNNNNNNNNNNNNNNNNNNNNNNNNNNNNNNNNNNNNNNNNNNNNNNNNNNNNNNNNNNNNTTACATTTACCTTGCGACGAAGGAGTTCGCGGTAAATTTCTTCGAGCGACGGGTAATCCATGAAGAGGGAATTGCTGTAATCGCCGTTCGACGTGAGATGACATTTGGCGTCGTTGCGTTGCGGAGCTCCTCCAAGTAGTCCAAAGCCAGCTACGTGCATCCAGCCATCCGATGCGAAGACGACAATTTTACGGGAACGCGCTTTCCAACCGACTCGAGCGTCACAAACGAGAACTTGCATGAGAGCTTCCAAGCCGCCTTCGAGATTATCCGCATTTCCGGTGACAACACTCGAATTTACGCGTTGAACGAACTGCTCGATGTCACTTGTGAGACTCAAATGGTGCTTAAAGAGGTAAGTCGGAGCACACGTTTGACGTTCAACGGCACAAGGATTCGCTTTTTCCGTCGGACTGATCATGATATACGGAATTGTCGGCTTGTCAGCGAAAGATCCGAAGCCCAATCGATTATTTTCCGTCAAATTGTTCAAGGCATTCGCTAAACTTCCGCCCATTTTCACCAAAGTCTCTTTGTCGTCCCTCATACTCCACgtcaaatccatcaaataatACAAATCCAGCGGGTAATTTTTCGCCGGGCGGAATTTCATGTGAATTTCCTGCGTTGTgccttttttcatcatcattttgacGTGTTGCGGTCGAATTTGACGCGCTTCCAAATCGTCGCGGGAATAATCCGACAATGGTTCgtctttgaaaatgtttttttgcatCTCGACACTTTCTTGGATGAACTCTGGGCGACATTTGTATTGAAGCAAGTCCATTTTTGGCATGCAACGAGGGCGTTTAATGTCGTAAGCGCGATCGACGCACCACGAGCAACCGACGGAATCGAGACACGAGTCGCATGTTGAGTGCGAAAGGCAGTAGGAGGGTTGTCCGAAGGTTTTgtggaagaaaattgaaaatattaggAAGAATTGGAGCAACTTTAGCATGTTTGACGCTTCGATATGAACTGATTCATTCATTGGCGTTATCAAGGTACAGCGATAGTTTTTGAGATAAGATAAGGAATTGACGCTCTCTTGTTTTGTTCCGTTTTCTACGcgccttttttcaaaattatcagggaagaatttttaactattttattttatttaaatttacgttttttttaggaaataaaaattatcttttttttaattttaaataatattaatttaattaattaaatttaaaattataatttatttaattttttacattttttttttaaatttacaaactttttttttaaataataaaaaaaaaaatttttttttaaataaaatttatttactttttaaatttttaaaaatcttcaatttgaataagttaattaattttttttattcgaaaaaatatttttaaaaaagtaattaatttttaaacatatttttaaaaattgtgaaaaaaaataaatatttcttataaattttaatttaattttttttgaatcaaaattacttatttgctcagaattaataatttaaacatggttaaaattaaatttaaactattatttttttaattttattttttatattcgtcATTGGCTTagaaatgtattaaaattaaattttttttaagctttttttattttaataaaaaattttaatcatttctttaattttttttaaattaataaaattctcgtaaatttttagaaaaataaatatttttaaaaaaataaaaaataattttaaattaaaaaaaaaattaaaagattaaattaaatttgaataaaaaaattaaaaaaaaaaattaaaaaataattaaattataataaaatttaaaaaaaataattaaaaaataaatcttaacataatttgaaaaattataaaaaaataaaataattttaaattaaaaaaaaattaattaaaaaaattaaattaaatttgaataaaaaaaatttaaaaaataaataaattataataaaatttaaaaaaaataattaaaaaataaatcttaatataatttgaaaaattagaaaaaaaaattattttaaaataaataaaataattaaaaaattgatttaaaataaatttaaaattaaataaaataaattttaaaaaataattaaattaaattaattaaaaaataataaaaatttaataaaaagcatttaaaagCTTCtcaatctcaaaaaaatctcaccacGAAAGAAATTAACCACAAAATCTGTAGAATATTTACGAAAGAAGCATCAAagcaaagacacaaaaaataagtaaCTCATGACGTCACACATTCACACATGATGTACTTATTCGTTCTGTTGCTCGCTTTTAGTACCacaaatattcattcattcagtcGTCGTCCATAGCTCGAACATAACGGAATGATCGTCGTGCTACCCGCACCtcgttctttattttattgttaaattgtGTGTAGTTTTTGGACTTGaatcttcacttttttctttaaatgaaaCGTAATCAATCGTCGTGATTTTTACGAGAaccgtaaataaattaagaatttccGCTGAAATTGACACGACTTGCatacaaaaagagaaaaaatgagactttttggattatttctcataatttttggtaagtttctcctttttttcgaaagtgACGTGTCCCTTTTCGACTAACTTCGTCACTTTGCGATAACCCTTGAACCTCTTAAGAGAGTTGCAACTCCGAAATTATctcgaaaattgttttgatgATAAGAAATTGTGCGACGAGAGAGATAATTCATGACACGACATCTCGTACGGTGCTCGGTATGGGACGAGAAATGAGAGAATTtgcgaatttttaatgaatttgtgCGATATTCGCTTTGCTTGGAACTAGTTTTCTTCGTATTTCGTGGTCAAGGTCGCTTTACCGGGTGGTTAATGAACTCTCCCGagcatttttgtttatttacattttttttcgtttcagctCATGCTACGACCTGCTTCAAATTGGGCAGCGAGTACACGTATAACTTTGTGAACGAAGTAAATTCCTCAAATTTGTTCGACGAAAGCACGCCGGCGAGTTATCGGCTTGAAGGAGCGATAAATGTGGCAAATATTTGGCGCAATGGCGATGAAATGATCTTTCAATTTAGATTAATCTCAACGAAACTCCTCGTAAAATCCCAAAAAACTGccgaatttgatgaaaaatcgtCAACAGTGCTCGAAAAAGTCTCGCCGAAGccatttttcgtcgtttttcgCGACAGTAAAATTTTGGCAGCACATCTCGAGGAAGGCGAAGATGATTCTGTGTCGAATTTGAAGAAAGCTATCGTCAGTTTCTTCCAATATAAGGGCGAAGATGGCACGGAAAAGGTCACGGATGTCTCGGGAGAGTGCGATGTCTCGTATATCGTGTGGAGCCCCGAGAAATTTAGCAAGACAAAGTTGCATTGTCGATTGGGAGACGACTTGCCCAACTATCAACGCTTGGATTATCCGCTTGGAGTGACTGTTGATCCCTTTAGCAACACGGATTATTGGACAGGAGTCGATGgaactgtgaaaaaaattgaagggcATGAACGACATGTCGTTACAGTGAATGCTTATCCCAAAGTTGGAACAGTTGTCAAC
It encodes:
- the LOC134830475 gene encoding GPI ethanolamine phosphate transferase 1-like, which codes for MKFVISFGFVLHLLFLVSIFYIYFRSPILTDLEAQNELPNPPAKRLVVFVADGLRAESLYEVHLNKTPFLADVILNRGISGISHTRVPTESRPGHIALFAGLYEDPSAIFKGWQENLVEFDHIFNRTSVTYSWGSPDIVPIFAKGSTGGKVMTFSYDPNDEDFSGQSDTTLLDEWVFERVKKFLEEEENVEKVKNKDKIVLFLHLLGLDTAGHVHKPNSKKFIENLIAVDKGIQQIYELVEKITNDQKTSYLFTSDHGMTDRGSHGDGTHFETETPIIAWGAGVKNWNKIENFVHNQLHYHMLNKLVPRFDIEQADVTPLLASLIGVPVPVNNIGKLPHQYLNATTEFVANALKNNALQLLKQYKKLYMRTRQKKFMYFINDEEYRIENRVGKMEYLLMQAIKAKKYDEIPDIAETLMHVAIESIEFYQQYYKYELLVCLAITMTGWIYILVQQLYVRDHHTSHSRGSKSQQLAVLIVICLVFALIFFNYIQNTPSMVTLYFILPVITWYFVYLRKNYAKFPSSSKIKVFIGIFILLVTTELMILSFFHRNYLSVVLIGHCLYEMSISNSSRRMNLKLLASTLALAVFPALPSVEKDSKENYLLYLGILIWIVKVFNETRSHKFSKALILQLSIVSVTSLNLIYIIFCLDNSLGVPKVSQSLCWILAGVSLVTPIVSPLNIKQRISAIENGLIIIFMSMSLSYEPLFFMAFVTNLKYWIEYEFNLHQENVERLDDLTFDLEGSPFQLRFVNLGDVRRVTKFLLYLLIALFGTGNIASISSFDPNWVRCYISTFSPFLMTILIILKLVMPILYLTCCLKALNVITKIKVQKLFIMILIICDVMCLNFLFLVKNRGSWLDIGTSISHFVIMEATVLVLSLLYVVATVLTTFSLHNAKNIRSINNLPLLSKSSLD
- the LOC134832724 gene encoding integrin beta-nu-like, whose translation is MLKLLQFFLIFSIFFHKTFGQPSYCLSHSTCDSCLDSVGCSWCVDRAYDIKRPRCMPKMDLLQYKCRPEFIQESVEMQKNIFKDEPLSDYSRDDLEARQIRPQHVKMMMKKGTTQEIHMKFRPAKNYPLDLYYLMDLTWSMRDDKETLVKMGGSLANALNNLTENNRLGFGSFADKPTIPYIMISPTEKANPCAVERQTCAPTYLFKHHLSLTSDIEQFVQRVNSSVVTGNADNLEGGLEALMQVLVCDARVGWKARSRKIVVFASDGWMHVAGFGLLGGAPQRNDAKCHLTSNGDYSNSLFMDYPSLEEIYRELLRRKHSVIIIQRVY